The genomic interval TGACATTTTCTTAGCCCAGATGAATGAGATAAGTAATGTGTCTGAGTGACATTTTCATTGACGAATTTCACTGACAAAGTCACTGACGCTTGACAGGATTTTTCCCGAGCCAATCCACGGCCTGCCGTGCCGGCTGGATGAAGGCAATGAGCTTGTGGGCCAGTTCCACACCCAGTACCCAGAGGGCGGCGGTGGTTAAATGAGTGGGGGCTACGGCATCAAAAAGAATATTGGCCCGGGGCGGGAATTCCTCGTCGCCGGCCCAGATGGTGACGGCCAGAGGCAGTTTGGGCAGGGCCGGGATTTTAGCACCCGCATCTCCCATGTTCACGGGTTCGCCTCCCAGATGCCTGGTGGCCCGGTAAAAATCCTCCAGCCTGGTGCCAAAGGCTTCCGCCAGGGGGTTAAGGGCGTCAGTATGGAAGGGCGCGTTGTGGTGGGCGCCGTGGGGTAATTCCAGGAAGGACAACCAATGCCCCCGGGGCGGCAAACCGCTGGCCGAGCACAGGTATTGCAAAATCAGGGTGCGGTCGTTGTAGGGTACTACTCCGGGGGATCCCTGCCTTTGCACATTGCCGGTGAGATCAATTTCGTAAATCTGCCCAAAATATGGTAACAGGAAAATTTTTCTCTGGGCATCATAGGAGGCACCGGTGCGTAAAACCACGGCTTCCGGTTCGCTGGCCAGGGATACAAAGTTACGCATTGCTTCACTAAAGGCGTTAAGCTGATTAACCATTGTTCCACCTCGTCAGCGATTTTAACGGCCGGCCAGGTAAAGGACTATGGCCGTAATAATTACCACCAGGAAAAGAACCATGGAAAGCCCGCCGAAATTTGTCAGGGCCTTAAGCCGAATGCCTTCGTTTTCTGCCCTTTCCCGCAAACTTTTGTAGACCTGTAACCGGCCGATCACATCCATAACCAGACTGTCGGCCAGGTCCGGGTCACCTCCTTTGTCCAGGAGGCTTTGCACCGTGGTATCCATCCATTTCTGGCGTCCTCCTTCATCCAGGAGGGCGTACTTTTCCTTCAGGAAGAGTTTGAACTCCCTTTCCCTTGGTTTTAGTTGCTCAAAATAGGTGCGCCGTTCCAGGCGGGAGAGTTGCCGGATATTCTTCCCCAACAGGGCAACCTCTTGCTCGTTGAGACGGAAATGTTTACCTATGGCGGCGGCAAATTCCCGGGACAAGATTCCCACCCCTTGTGTTATGCGGCGTTATTGCCTCAATAATTCTCCTTCTCCATGCCAGGGTCGAGATCCTTTAAATTTTTCCATAATTCTTCCGGTAAGAAGTTCACGTCCTGTTGCAGCAGGTCCCGCAGTTTTAAACCCCAGGGGGTGATGCTGCCCCAGAAACTGGGGAGGATTGGTTCCGTGCCTTTCACAAAGGCTGCCTTAATCACCCGGGAACTGAAAGGGGTGGCCCGCAGCCCATCATTGGCGCAAATGTCGATAAAGACAATGTCTTCGGGTACGGGGAAATCGTCCTTAGGTTCATCCCGTAGAGCCGCGGCCATGAACCTGGCCCAGAGCGGGGCGGCCAGCTGACCTCCGGTGGCTCCCACCGCTCTCGATTTATCGTCGTAACCGATATACACGGCGGTTACCAGTTGCGGAGTATAACCGACAAACCAGGCATCCCGGAAATGGGCGGTGGTTCCGGTTTTCCCCGCCGCCGGCCGGTCCAGGAGGGCGCCGGCCGCTTCCGCCGTGCCTCCCGGTTGGAGCACCCCTTTCAGCATGTCGGTAACAATATAGGCCGTTTTAGGGTCAAGTACCTGTTGTAGTTGAGGGCTGTTTTCTTCCAGCACCCTGCCCTTTTGGTCCAGGATTTTGGTAATCAACAAAGGTCTGGCCAGTACACCTCCATTGGCTAGAGGGCCATATGCCCGGACCATTTCCAGCGGAGTCACCTCCGAGGTACCCAGGGCCAGAGAAAGGTAAGGCCTCAGGGGGCTCGCAATGCCCATACGCCGGGCGTATGCGACCAGGGTCTGCGGCTTCAGGCGGTTATTCAGTTCCACAGCCACCACATTATCCGATGTGTAGAGGGCCTCTTTGAGGGTAAAGGGCCGGTTATGATAGCCTCCGTTAAAATCCCGCGGCTGGTAAGGTGGTTGGCCCGGTATTTCGTAGCTAACCGGTTTGCACTCCAGGGTGGTGGCTGCCGTGTAGCCCCGGTCGATGGCGGCGGCATAAAGAAAAGGTTTAAAGGCCGAGCCCGGCTGACTTCTGGCCAGGGCCCGGTTAAACTGGGACCGGCTGAAGTCTTTGCCTCCAATCATGGCTTTGACATGGCCGGTTCGGGGATCATAGGCCACCAGGGCTCCTTCCAGTGCCGGATCCTGTTGCGCAAAGCCCTCCTGGAATGTTTTTTCTGCCGCTTCTTGCACATCTAAATCCAGTGTGGTGTATATATGCAGCCCGCCTGTATAAGCCAGGTCCGGTTGGTCGGGAAATTTTTCCTGCAAGTATTTCACTATTTCAGCTACAAAGTAAGCGGCGCGGGTTTGTTCGACCAGCCGGTTTCGGGGGTGCAGGGGCTTCTGCCTGGCTTCCATGGCCTCTTCAGGAGTAATTATGCCCAGTTCCACCATACGCTGGAGAACCAGTGATTGCCTTTCCCTGACGCCGTTCAGATTGGTTGCCGGGTTATACAGGCTGGGTGCCCGAACAATTCCAGCCAGCATGGCACTCTCACCCAGATCCAGTTCCCGGGCCGACTTATCAAAATATGTGCGGGCGGCCATTTCAATGCCGTAGGCCCCCTGGCCAAAATAAATCTGGTTCAGATACATCTGCAGTATTTCCTGTTTACTATAACGCCTTTCCATCTGGATGGTTAACCACAATTCCTTTATTTTGCGCCTGGCGGTCCGTTCCGGCCCAAGGAACATGTTTTTGGCCAGTTGCTGGGTAATGGTACTTCCCCCCTCCACTATTTTCCCCGCCCGAATATTATGATATAGAGCGCGCAAAAGGCCTACCGGGTCAATACCGTGGTGCTGGTAAAAGCGGGCATCTTCAATAGCCACTATGGCCTGCTGCATGTAAGGGGAGATGTCTTTTAAGGGTACCGGTATACGCCTTTGGGGAGAAAGGGTGGCAATCAGCCGCCCCTGGGCATCGAATACTTTCGAAGGAGTGGGTAATTCATGCGGCAGGGCCAGGCTTGTACATCCGGTGACCAGGCCCGCTAGAATGAGGAGCAGCAAAAGCATTCTTTTCATTACTAAAAGGCACTCCCAGGGAAGGCCCCATGGCCTTTTGTTTTTTAAAAATGGAGATACTTCCGGTTGGTATAGTATTTTATCCCATTTCAACTGCTGCTAATTTGACTCTGAAAAAAAGGAAAGTGGTCTATGCACGTAGAAATGTCCTTTTCACGTTATCTTGGAGGGAACAACGTGGAAGTTTACGCCCTGGTAGGTCCCAGCGGCACCGGGAAGAGTTTCCGGGCCATTGCTACCGCTCATGAATGTGGCGCAGAATTGATCATTGACGACGGTCTTTTGATTAAAGGCAATCGAATCCTGGGGGGTATATCGGCAAAACGACAGTCAACCCGTATTGGAGCCATTAAGACCGCCCTTTTCATGGACGAAGAGCACGCCCGGCAGGCCCGGGCAGTGCTGGAAAAGGTAAAACCGTCCCGGGTTCTAATTCTGGGCACTTCGGTTGGGATGGTGGAAAAAATTGCCGCCAGGTTGGGCCTGCCACCGGTTTCCCGGATCATTTCCATTGAGGAAATAGCTTCTCCCCGGGAAATCCGTCAGGCCCTGACCATGCGCGCCCGGTACAGTAAACATGTCATTCCCGCTCCCACGGTGGAGGTCAAAAAAAGATTTCCAGATATATTTACCGATTCCTTAAGGATTTTTCTGGGTCGTAAAGGTCCGCAGGGTAAGCGTAGCTGGCTGGAACAATCGGTGGTGCGCCCCACCTTTACCTATTATGGTAAACTAACCATCACCACCAGCGCTCTGGTGGCTATTGTATCCCGGGCGGCAGAAGAAGTGCCGGGAGTAAAAAGTGCCGGGCGGGTGACCGTACAGAGGGATGTGGACGGGGTAGTTATCGAGGTGCATCCGGTCTTATACTACGGTTGCATATTAAACCAGGTGGGCCGGGAAATCCAGGTAGCGGTGAAAAGGCGGGTGGAGGAAATGACCGGCTTGGTGGTCAAGTCCGTAAACATCCTGGTGCGGGAGTTGTCTTTCCCCCGGGGGAAAGAGCCGGTCTAACGGCCGGCTCTTTTTTAGGCTTTGGTGGCGAACACATGGTTGCCGATGCGGGTGACCACCGGCAGGGTGCGGATCCAGCGGTCTGTGGCAATACGGGGGTTATAGAAGAACAAAGCTCCGTTGCTCGGATCCCGCCCCGCCAGAGCCTCCAGAGCAGCATTAATGGCCGTTTCGTCCGGTTCCAGGTAGATGGAGCCGTCCTCCACCGGGGAAAACTGAAAGACGTTTTGATCTTTCTGAAAGATTACTTCCCGGATGGTTTTGGGAAAGCCCGGACTGGCTACCCGGTTGAGGATTACTGCCCCCACGGCCACTTGACCGGTGAAGCTTTCCCCCCGGGCTTCGGCGTGGATCAGCCTGGCCAGGAGCATCAACTCCTCCCGGGAAATACCTCCGCGGGAAAGTACTGCCGGGACGTTGTCACTGACCCGGTCCGGTACCAGCAATACATCGCCTGGCCTGATGATGGTGTCCTTTAGTTTATTCGTATCCATCAGTTTAGCCAGAGGTACATCGTAAATTCTGGCTATATCGTACAGGGTATCTCCTGGCCTGACGGTATAGCAAAGCATATATTTGTAGTGGGTCAGGTCGCTGCCACTACTCCAGGATGTGCTGGCTTCTACCTGTTTTCCGGCCGCAACCCAGGTTAACACAAGAAAAAAGGTAACCACGCCAGCATATCTGGTTAGTTTACTGCCCATTGTGTCCTCCTTTCCGGCCACCTACTATTTTAAGCAGGCCGGGGAGGAATTATACACGGGCATCATCTTTTGACTTTTGAAAGTTTCAAAAGCTTAAGCCATGATTAACAGGGCATTGATCACTGCCGCAGCAATGGTGCTGCCCCCTCTGGTGCCGGTCATAGTGATGTAAGGAATATCCAAAGATATCAATTCTTCTTTGGATTCAGCCGCGCCCACGAAGCCGACGGGTGTTCCCACTACAAGGGCCGGTTTGGCCTGTCCGGTAGAGATCAACCGGCACAGGGTGAAAAGCGCCGTAGGAGCGTTGCCAATGGCAATGATACCTCCTTCTATTTTTTGGGCGCCCAGTTCCATGGCTACCATGGCCCGGGTAGTTCCCCTGGCCCGGGCGCGGGTAACCACCTCCGGATGGTTAATCAAACAATCTACTGCCACCCCTAGGGCTGCCAGGCGATCTTTAATCAAGCCGCTGCGAACCATGTTGACATCGGTGAGGATGGGTTTTCCCGCCCTGAGGGCACTTAAACCACTTTCCACAGCCCGGGGGTGAAAACGCATGAGTTGGGCGCAGGAAAGATCGCCGGTGGTGTGCACCACCCGCTTGACAATAGCCTTTTCCCCTGCTGGCAGCCTGGCCAGGTCGGGCAAATGATCCTCGATAATGCGCATACTCTGCTCCTCAATGGCCCTGGGGTTAGTAATTAATTGCATGCTGGTCACTTACCTCCCGGATCCGTTCTATGATTATTTCGGCCAGTTTGCGGTGGGCGCCGATATTGCCGGTCATAACAATATCCATGTGGGGATAACGGGCCTTCTCTCTGGCCAGAATTTCCGGTATGTCCTCTTTCATATGCACCCCCTGCGACAGGAACAGGGGTACAACCACAACTCTTTTCATTCCCCTGGCCGCCATGGTAGCCAGAGCTGCCGGTAAGTCCGGTTGGTTGAATTGCAGGGAGGCTTCCTCCACCAGATCATAGGAGCTTTCCTGGGCTACCAGCTCCTTTAAAAGATGCAGGGTAGCCTGGGCTTCCGGGAGGCGACTGCCGTGGACCAAAAGAATGATACCCGTCTTCATGCCTCATGAACATCCTTTCTTTTACGGATTTTCTCCAGGAGTTCTTCCCGAGTGGTTATTGCCCCGTCCTGCTCCCGGGGCCGGTTAATCACCACCACCGGCAGGGCCAGTTCCAGTGCCGCCGCTATCTTGGTATCTGTACCCCCCACGACCCCGCTGTTTTTGGTGACTACCACCTCGGCCCCATATTGTTTGAACAGGGCACGATTCAGTTCCAGGCTAAAGGGGCCCTGCATGGCTACAATATCGGCGGGGCTCAGTCCCAGCCGGCGGCAGCGCTGGATTACCGCAGGTTCGGGGAGTACCCGTACCACCAGGCGGCATCCATGCCGGCGGGCGGCAGTTAAAAAGATATCCAGGGTTTTGCTGCCCGTGGTAAGAAAAATTACTTTTCCCAAACGCGTGGCTTGTTGAGCTGCTTCCTCATAACCGGCGGTACAATGGATCAAGGGGTGCCGGGGCAAATTGGTTTCCCCCCGCTGGTAGCGCAGGTAAGGGATTTGTGTTTGGGCACAGGCCTGGCGGGCAATTTCAGAGACCCGCTGGGCGTAGGGGTGGGTGGCATCAACTAAAAGCTCAATGCGGCGTTTTTTGATCAGGGCAACCATTTCGTCCAGGGCCAGGGGGCCGGTAATGATCTCGGCGCCGTGCCGGGCCAGCAGCTCTCCGCCGTACGGCGTGGCTGCCGAGGCCAGCACAGTGTAACCGCTGGCTACCAGGTCCTGTACAATCAGGCGTCCGTCGGCGGTGCCGCTTAAGACCAGAATCATAAGGCATATCCCCTGGGTGTAACCAGAAAGTTGCCCATCCTTTGGGTCTGGTTGTTGCCAATGATCACAATGCTAAACATATCAAGGGGGTGGTCGAGCATATGTTCCAGATCCGTAATTACCACCTCTTCCCCGTCCCGGTAAGCTTTGCGAACAATCCCCACCGGTGTGCTGGCCTTTTTATGCTGGAGCAAGAGTTCTCTGGCCCGGCGGATTTGGGATGTTCTTTTGTGGCTGGCCGGGTTGTACAAAACCACCACAAAGTCCCCCTGGGCGGCCAGGGCCAGCCTTTTTTCAATTACTTCCCAGGGGGTCAGGAGGTCGCTTAAACTCATCACCACAAAGTCGTGCATCAATGGTGCGCCCAGAAGAGCTGCTGCAGCGGTAGCGGAGGTGATGCCGGGGATGATCTCAACCTCGACCTGGTCAAGCAGGTTTTCCCGGTGCAAGATTTCTAAAGCCAGTCCGGCCATACCGTAAACCCCAGGATCTCCGCTGGATACCAGGGCTACCTTCTGCCCTCCCCTGGCCCGCTGAATGGCCGCGCGGCAGCGCTCAACTTCCCGGGTCATACCCGTACTGATGATTTCTTTCCCTTCCACTATAGGGGCAATGAGTTCAATATAGGTTTTGTACCCGGCAATTACGTCGGCTTCCTGCAGGGCCTTCAATGCCCTTGGACTTAAATGTTCTATACTTCCCGGTCCCGTTCCCACCACCCATAGCTTTCCTCGGCTAAGGCTACCGTCACGCCCTCCCATGTGGTTTTGGGGAGAATCAGTTTGGCCTGGGGGGTAGCTGCCAGCAGGGCAACCGGTTCGCATACACCACCAACTCCTATTTTTCCCTGGACAAAGGATGAATGATGAAGGTTGGGTTTTTGAGCAAAAATGGAACGAATTTGTTCTCTCGTAAAACTGAACAGGGGGATACCCATCTCCCGGGCAACCAACTGCAAACCCCGTTCCTGTACCCGCAAGTCCACCGTCGCCAGTGCCCGCAGGCTGGCGGGGCTGCGCCGGGCAAGATCCAGGGCATGCAAAAGAGCTCGTCTGACCCTTTCCGGGGCTATTTCCTTGCGGCAGCCTATGCCGGCTACCAGGTTTCGTGGCCTCAGGAAAAGGGTCTTTTCATGGGGCAACAACATCACGCGGTTGGTGATTACCACCAGCCACCCTTGCGGCCGGGTGGCGGGCAAGTCTTCCCACGGGATTAACCGCAGGCTCGGGGTTTGGGTGAGAGGGAGGGGCCGTTCGCTGCAAAGGGTGACCATCTCACCGTTTACCAGGGCGGCATTCACCTGTTTTACGGCGGTGAATGGTTCCATGGTTAAGTTATATTTGCGGGCCAGGACGTCCACCGCGGGCAGGCCGTGTACATCGGTGGCGGTGGTGATCACCGGCACTGCCTGGAGAGCCCCGGCCAGATGTTGGGCCAGCTCATTGGCTCCTCCCAGATGACCGCTTAGAGTGCTGATTACGAACTGTCCCCTTTCATCCATGACCACTACAGCCGGATCGGAGCGCTTATCCCTGATCAGGGGAGCAAGCAATCTCACCACAATGCCCAGAGCCATGATAAAGACCAGTCCTTGGCACCGGTAGAATTCCTTCGCCACCACCCGGGACACCGGACCGGTAAAGGGTTCCCCCTCCCCCGGGAAACGGGCGGGCCTGAACATACGCACCTGGTGCCCCGCTTGCTGTAAATGCCGGGATACCTTTGCCGCCTGGTCGATACCGTTTTTGGTAATGGCGAATACGGCAATGTTCATGTCCTGCTACTCCGGTAACCATGGCAGAATTGGGGGTCATAGAGCTGCGACAACTGGTAGGGGGAGTTGAAAACATCTCCCACCAGCACCAGGGCGGTGCGGGTGATGCCTGCTTCCTTGACTTGATCAGCGATATCGGCCAGCGTACCCCGCAACAACCGTTCCTCGGGCCAGGAGGCTTTTTCCACTACCAGCGCCGGGGTTTGGGGGGTATAACCTCCGGCAAGCAGTTCTTCAACCACCTGATCCATCTGGTGTACGGAAAGAAAGATGCACATGGTGCTTTTGTGGCGGGCCAGTTCCTTTAGTTTTTCCCGCTCGGGTACCGGGGTGCGCCCTTCCAGCCGGGTAAGGATCACGGTCTGGGTTACCCCCGGCAGGGTCAGTTCGTGGGGGATGGCGGCCGCAGCAGCTAGAAAGGAGCTCACTCCCGGCACAACCTTAAAAGGTATGCCCAGGGCTGCTAGGGCATCCATTTGCTCCTGGATGGCCCCGTACAAAGCGGGGTCACCGGTATGTACCCGGGCTACAGTTAATTGCTCCTGGTGTGCCCGGCGCATCACGGCCAGCACCTCATCCCGGGTCATGGTGGCGCTGTTGTATATCTCTACTCCGGGGCGGCAATATTCCAGTATTTTCGGATTTACCAGGGAGCCGGCATAAATGACTACATCGGCCTCCTGCAGCAACTTTGCTCCCTTAACGGTAATCAATTCGGGATCTCCCGGTCCGGCACCAATAAAGTAAATCACTTTTGCGTCCCCCTTGTTAACGGCCTCCCTTGTGGATGACCAGGATCGACATGTAATCAAGCTTCTTGCCGGCCAGATCGGTGACCTTCCGGCTTACCATTTGATCGGGGTAACCGCAGCGGCTCACCAGGGCGGCTCGTTCGGTTAAACCCTTATCCCGTAAGAGTTCCAACACCCGATCGAAATAACGGTTTACCTTCATGAGTACCACGTTGTCAAAGTTGTCCAACACCTCTTCCAGGCGCTTTAGGTTATAGGCCGCTGGTATTACGGCTAGGTTCTCTTCCCCTGTGGCCAGTGGTTCTTCCAGCGCGGCCGCACAGGCGCTCATGGCGGTGATCCCCGGAATGGTTTCCACGGGCAGGTCGGGATAATTTTTTTGCAGGTAAGCCCGTACGTAGCCATAGGTACTGTAAAACATCGGGTCACCGATGGTGACAAAGGCTACCTTCTGCCCCTCCCGTACCAGCTGGGCCACCATTTCACCGGCCATGGCCCAGTGCTCTTCGAGTATTTGGCGATCCCGGGACATGGGAAAGGATAACTCCATGGTTGTAAACTGGCGCTTGATAACCTTGTTGATGATAGACAGGGCCAGGCTTTCCCGGTCGGAGGCCGATTTGGGTACACACACTACATCCACTTCTTGTAAAACACGGTAGGCCTTCAGGGTGAGCAGCTCCGGATCCCCGGGACCAACGCCGATGCCGTAAAACTTACCCAACACCCTCACCCCCCTCCTTTTGGGCAGTGATGATCCACACAGGGTTTAAAGCATGCATCAGATGATAATGGCCCCGGGATACCGTGCGGGTTACGGAAACCTGCACCACCTCTTTTTCCCAGGGAGGGCCTAGCAAAGTGAGGGCCCGGGTTAGTGTTTCCAGGGTCAGGGCGTTGATGACCAGTCTTGCCCCCGGAGCAAGCCTTTCCGCCAGCAACTGGACTATCTCCCCTAACTGGCCGCCCGAGCCGCCGATAAATACCCGGTGGGGGGGCGGGAGCTGGAGCAGTGCCTCAGGGGCACGGCCTTCCACCACCTGGATGTTCTTCTGGGCAAAGCGACGCATGTTTTCCCGGATCAGCTCCAGTGCCGCGGGCTTTTGCTCTACGGCATAAACGATGCCGTCACCGATTAGCCGGGCTGCTTCGATGGCAATGGAGCCGGTGCCACTGCCAATATCCCACACCACCTGGCCCGGTCCCAGCCGGGCCTTGGCCAGGGTGACGGCGCGAATTTCTTCCTTGGTCATGGGGATACTCCCCCGGATAAACAGGTCATCGGGAATCCCCGGAGTCACATAGGGCCAAGCTTTTTTCATCAATGATCACCATAACGCAATTATTTTGCCCGGAAAAGTCCCGGCGGGCCAGTTCACCGGGTGTGGTTTCCAGGATTTCCTCCTCTGGATAACCCAGGTTACAACAACAAAAAACTTTTCGATCAGCTATTTCCGCCTTCACGAGCAGGCTGGCGATGTGGTTGGGTGGAGCTCCCGGGCCGGTGAGGAGGGCTATCTTCCCCTGGTAGCGCACCAGATTAACCAGGTCCTCGACGGGCCTTCCGTGAGCACTCAAGATCAGCGCATCATGCCAGGGCATGGCCAGGCGGGCAAAGGCCAGTTGCACCGAACTGATTCCGGGGATGACCTCCAATTCCTCCGGGGTGAAATATTGGCGCAGGTAATTCAAAATTCCATACAGTCCAGGATCACCTGAAGCTAAAACGGCTACCTTTTCCTCCCGGTGTGAGCGGATGAAATCCACCATGGCCGCAAGATTATTTTTAATTACAAAAGTTTTCTGTTCCTCCCGGGCCAGATAGGACAGGTGGCGCTGGCCGCCTACCAGTACCCGGGCGCTGGCCAAAGCTCTTTGAGCGGCAGGGGTGAGATAATCCAGGTTGCCCGGTCCTACGCCAATTA from Desulfofundulus luciae carries:
- a CDS encoding DUF3786 domain-containing protein, encoding MVNQLNAFSEAMRNFVSLASEPEAVVLRTGASYDAQRKIFLLPYFGQIYEIDLTGNVQRQGSPGVVPYNDRTLILQYLCSASGLPPRGHWLSFLELPHGAHHNAPFHTDALNPLAEAFGTRLEDFYRATRHLGGEPVNMGDAGAKIPALPKLPLAVTIWAGDEEFPPRANILFDAVAPTHLTTAALWVLGVELAHKLIAFIQPARQAVDWLGKNPVKRQ
- a CDS encoding transglycosylase domain-containing protein, translating into MKRMLLLLLILAGLVTGCTSLALPHELPTPSKVFDAQGRLIATLSPQRRIPVPLKDISPYMQQAIVAIEDARFYQHHGIDPVGLLRALYHNIRAGKIVEGGSTITQQLAKNMFLGPERTARRKIKELWLTIQMERRYSKQEILQMYLNQIYFGQGAYGIEMAARTYFDKSARELDLGESAMLAGIVRAPSLYNPATNLNGVRERQSLVLQRMVELGIITPEEAMEARQKPLHPRNRLVEQTRAAYFVAEIVKYLQEKFPDQPDLAYTGGLHIYTTLDLDVQEAAEKTFQEGFAQQDPALEGALVAYDPRTGHVKAMIGGKDFSRSQFNRALARSQPGSAFKPFLYAAAIDRGYTAATTLECKPVSYEIPGQPPYQPRDFNGGYHNRPFTLKEALYTSDNVVAVELNNRLKPQTLVAYARRMGIASPLRPYLSLALGTSEVTPLEMVRAYGPLANGGVLARPLLITKILDQKGRVLEENSPQLQQVLDPKTAYIVTDMLKGVLQPGGTAEAAGALLDRPAAGKTGTTAHFRDAWFVGYTPQLVTAVYIGYDDKSRAVGATGGQLAAPLWARFMAAALRDEPKDDFPVPEDIVFIDICANDGLRATPFSSRVIKAAFVKGTEPILPSFWGSITPWGLKLRDLLQQDVNFLPEELWKNLKDLDPGMEKENY
- a CDS encoding Asp23/Gls24 family envelope stress response protein — its product is MEVYALVGPSGTGKSFRAIATAHECGAELIIDDGLLIKGNRILGGISAKRQSTRIGAIKTALFMDEEHARQARAVLEKVKPSRVLILGTSVGMVEKIAARLGLPPVSRIISIEEIASPREIRQALTMRARYSKHVIPAPTVEVKKRFPDIFTDSLRIFLGRKGPQGKRSWLEQSVVRPTFTYYGKLTITTSALVAIVSRAAEEVPGVKSAGRVTVQRDVDGVVIEVHPVLYYGCILNQVGREIQVAVKRRVEEMTGLVVKSVNILVRELSFPRGKEPV
- a CDS encoding cell wall hydrolase, with the protein product MGSKLTRYAGVVTFFLVLTWVAAGKQVEASTSWSSGSDLTHYKYMLCYTVRPGDTLYDIARIYDVPLAKLMDTNKLKDTIIRPGDVLLVPDRVSDNVPAVLSRGGISREELMLLARLIHAEARGESFTGQVAVGAVILNRVASPGFPKTIREVIFQKDQNVFQFSPVEDGSIYLEPDETAINAALEALAGRDPSNGALFFYNPRIATDRWIRTLPVVTRIGNHVFATKA
- a CDS encoding precorrin-8X methylmutase, with the protein product MQLITNPRAIEEQSMRIIEDHLPDLARLPAGEKAIVKRVVHTTGDLSCAQLMRFHPRAVESGLSALRAGKPILTDVNMVRSGLIKDRLAALGVAVDCLINHPEVVTRARARGTTRAMVAMELGAQKIEGGIIAIGNAPTALFTLCRLISTGQAKPALVVGTPVGFVGAAESKEELISLDIPYITMTGTRGGSTIAAAVINALLIMA
- a CDS encoding sirohydrochlorin chelatase encodes the protein MKTGIILLVHGSRLPEAQATLHLLKELVAQESSYDLVEEASLQFNQPDLPAALATMAARGMKRVVVVPLFLSQGVHMKEDIPEILAREKARYPHMDIVMTGNIGAHRKLAEIIIERIREVSDQHAINY
- the cobK gene encoding precorrin-6A reductase translates to MILVLSGTADGRLIVQDLVASGYTVLASAATPYGGELLARHGAEIITGPLALDEMVALIKKRRIELLVDATHPYAQRVSEIARQACAQTQIPYLRYQRGETNLPRHPLIHCTAGYEEAAQQATRLGKVIFLTTGSKTLDIFLTAARRHGCRLVVRVLPEPAVIQRCRRLGLSPADIVAMQGPFSLELNRALFKQYGAEVVVTKNSGVVGGTDTKIAAALELALPVVVINRPREQDGAITTREELLEKIRKRKDVHEA
- the cobJ gene encoding precorrin-3B C(17)-methyltransferase; this encodes MVGTGPGSIEHLSPRALKALQEADVIAGYKTYIELIAPIVEGKEIISTGMTREVERCRAAIQRARGGQKVALVSSGDPGVYGMAGLALEILHRENLLDQVEVEIIPGITSATAAAALLGAPLMHDFVVMSLSDLLTPWEVIEKRLALAAQGDFVVVLYNPASHKRTSQIRRARELLLQHKKASTPVGIVRKAYRDGEEVVITDLEHMLDHPLDMFSIVIIGNNQTQRMGNFLVTPRGYAL
- a CDS encoding cobalt-precorrin 5A hydrolase, which translates into the protein MNIAVFAITKNGIDQAAKVSRHLQQAGHQVRMFRPARFPGEGEPFTGPVSRVVAKEFYRCQGLVFIMALGIVVRLLAPLIRDKRSDPAVVVMDERGQFVISTLSGHLGGANELAQHLAGALQAVPVITTATDVHGLPAVDVLARKYNLTMEPFTAVKQVNAALVNGEMVTLCSERPLPLTQTPSLRLIPWEDLPATRPQGWLVVITNRVMLLPHEKTLFLRPRNLVAGIGCRKEIAPERVRRALLHALDLARRSPASLRALATVDLRVQERGLQLVAREMGIPLFSFTREQIRSIFAQKPNLHHSSFVQGKIGVGGVCEPVALLAATPQAKLILPKTTWEGVTVALAEESYGWWERDREV
- the cobM gene encoding precorrin-4 C(11)-methyltransferase, coding for MIYFIGAGPGDPELITVKGAKLLQEADVVIYAGSLVNPKILEYCRPGVEIYNSATMTRDEVLAVMRRAHQEQLTVARVHTGDPALYGAIQEQMDALAALGIPFKVVPGVSSFLAAAAAIPHELTLPGVTQTVILTRLEGRTPVPEREKLKELARHKSTMCIFLSVHQMDQVVEELLAGGYTPQTPALVVEKASWPEERLLRGTLADIADQVKEAGITRTALVLVGDVFNSPYQLSQLYDPQFCHGYRSSRT
- the cobI gene encoding precorrin-2 C(20)-methyltransferase, producing the protein MLGKFYGIGVGPGDPELLTLKAYRVLQEVDVVCVPKSASDRESLALSIINKVIKRQFTTMELSFPMSRDRQILEEHWAMAGEMVAQLVREGQKVAFVTIGDPMFYSTYGYVRAYLQKNYPDLPVETIPGITAMSACAAALEEPLATGEENLAVIPAAYNLKRLEEVLDNFDNVVLMKVNRYFDRVLELLRDKGLTERAALVSRCGYPDQMVSRKVTDLAGKKLDYMSILVIHKGGR
- the cbiT gene encoding precorrin-6Y C5,15-methyltransferase (decarboxylating) subunit CbiT, producing MKKAWPYVTPGIPDDLFIRGSIPMTKEEIRAVTLAKARLGPGQVVWDIGSGTGSIAIEAARLIGDGIVYAVEQKPAALELIRENMRRFAQKNIQVVEGRAPEALLQLPPPHRVFIGGSGGQLGEIVQLLAERLAPGARLVINALTLETLTRALTLLGPPWEKEVVQVSVTRTVSRGHYHLMHALNPVWIITAQKEGGEGVG
- the cbiE gene encoding precorrin-6y C5,15-methyltransferase (decarboxylating) subunit CbiE, which encodes MPRIKVIGVGPGNLDYLTPAAQRALASARVLVGGQRHLSYLAREEQKTFVIKNNLAAMVDFIRSHREEKVAVLASGDPGLYGILNYLRQYFTPEELEVIPGISSVQLAFARLAMPWHDALILSAHGRPVEDLVNLVRYQGKIALLTGPGAPPNHIASLLVKAEIADRKVFCCCNLGYPEEEILETTPGELARRDFSGQNNCVMVIIDEKSLALCDSGDSR